Proteins encoded within one genomic window of Formosa agariphila KMM 3901:
- a CDS encoding LptE family protein: MTLKHYVLIFLVAISVTACGAYSFTGAKVNPNTKTFQVNYFQNNSILIEPGLDLDFTNALTDLLLNQTNLSLVKSNGDLVFEGEITEYRISPTTATAENTAAQNRLTISVNVRFYNKQDEESEFEKRFSFFYDYAGTAQLVGSQKVTAIDEIFERLTQDIFNAALAQW; this comes from the coding sequence ATGACTTTAAAACATTATGTTCTTATATTTTTAGTAGCAATAAGTGTTACTGCTTGTGGTGCTTATTCTTTTACTGGTGCTAAGGTTAATCCTAATACAAAGACATTTCAGGTTAATTATTTTCAGAATAACTCTATTTTAATTGAACCTGGTTTAGATTTAGATTTCACGAATGCATTAACAGATTTGCTGTTAAATCAAACAAACTTATCACTTGTAAAATCTAATGGCGATTTAGTTTTTGAAGGAGAAATTACAGAATATCGTATTTCGCCAACCACAGCAACTGCCGAAAATACTGCGGCACAAAACAGATTAACCATTTCTGTAAACGTCCGTTTTTACAATAAACAAGATGAAGAATCTGAATTCGAAAAACGTTTTTCATTCTTCTACGATTATGCAGGTACCGCTCAACTTGTTGGTTCACAAAAAGTAACAGCTATAGACGAAATTTTCGAGCGATTAACGCAAGATATTTTCAATGCAGCTTTAGCACAATGGTAA